One window of Chryseobacterium indologenes genomic DNA carries:
- a CDS encoding sigma-70 family RNA polymerase sigma factor codes for MTKNEILKSWIEQYSGPLLKKALYLLSNKEDAQDVVQEVFLAAYSGYDSFETKSQPLTWLMAILNRKIADFYRKKYKSEPNIRLDHFFDETGSWKNNDVLNDWNVSGEGDELLDNGDFNKTLEECIEELPSKWKILLKMYYIEEKKAPEVSQELNVSTTNLWKILQRSRMQLRECLEFNWFSRS; via the coding sequence ATGACGAAAAATGAAATTCTGAAAAGCTGGATAGAACAGTATTCAGGACCTCTCCTGAAGAAAGCACTGTATCTGCTTTCGAATAAAGAAGATGCTCAGGACGTTGTTCAGGAGGTTTTTCTCGCTGCCTACTCAGGATATGATTCTTTCGAAACGAAAAGCCAGCCTCTCACCTGGCTGATGGCTATTCTGAATAGAAAAATTGCAGATTTTTACCGGAAAAAATATAAATCAGAACCGAATATCAGACTTGATCATTTCTTTGATGAAACAGGATCGTGGAAAAATAATGATGTTTTAAATGACTGGAATGTATCTGGGGAAGGTGATGAACTTTTAGACAACGGAGATTTTAATAAAACATTAGAGGAATGCATCGAGGAACTGCCTTCCAAGTGGAAGATTCTGTTGAAAATGTACTATATTGAAGAAAAAAAAGCACCGGAAGTAAGTCAGGAATTGAATGTTTCTACGACTAATCTTTGGAAGATTTTGCAAAGAAGCCGTATGCAGCTCAGAGAATGTCTGGAGTTTAACTGGTTTTCAAGATCGTAA
- a CDS encoding DUF417 family protein, giving the protein MVGTVQKSKNQFTQTGYYISLFGAALILLWIGIFKFTPTEAAAIKPLVENHFLTFFVYKIMSVQAVSNLIGTIEIIIALLLIFSAKFAVLKKYAGIGMVVTFLVTLSYLFTTPGMWKVVDGVPVTDFFIVKDLMLLGFGLMLVQNNK; this is encoded by the coding sequence ATGGTCGGAACAGTACAGAAATCTAAAAATCAATTCACCCAAACCGGGTATTATATCTCCCTTTTCGGAGCAGCTCTTATTTTGCTGTGGATCGGTATCTTCAAATTTACGCCTACAGAAGCAGCCGCAATAAAACCTTTGGTAGAAAACCATTTCTTAACCTTTTTCGTATATAAGATTATGAGCGTTCAGGCAGTGTCAAATCTTATCGGAACGATAGAAATTATCATTGCATTACTCCTGATATTTAGTGCGAAATTTGCTGTACTGAAGAAGTATGCAGGAATAGGAATGGTGGTCACTTTTCTGGTAACATTAAGCTACTTGTTTACAACACCGGGAATGTGGAAAGTGGTGGACGGAGTGCCTGTGACAGATTTCTTTATTGTAAAGGACCTGATGCTCTTAGGATTTGGATTGATGCTCGTTCAAAATAATAAGTAA
- the msrB gene encoding peptide-methionine (R)-S-oxide reductase MsrB — protein MKNILIVLGIVLGIAVFAAGSGLFKKTKPNVVEIKKENEKIMDNKNVREIYFAGGCFWGTEHFFQQIRGVVGTDVGYANGNTQNPTYEEVVSHTTGFVETVKVKYDPEQVDLKLLIDLYFKTIDPTSKDQQGNDRGNQYRTGIYFTNKTDEAIVKEEVQKLAKNYNKPLLVETIPLKNFYRAEDYHQDYLDKNPGGYCHIEPGLFEMAKKANPLPKPGYQKQDKKVLKEKLTAEQYNVTQENGTERPFQNEYWNETREGIYVDITTGEPLFISTDKFESGCGWPSFSKPITKALIDEKMDRTHGMTRVEVRSKTGDAHLGHVFTDGPTDKGGLRYCINSASLKFIPKAEMETKGYGKYLPLLDKK, from the coding sequence ATGAAAAATATACTAATTGTACTCGGAATTGTTCTGGGTATAGCAGTATTTGCTGCGGGATCGGGGCTTTTCAAGAAAACGAAGCCCAATGTAGTGGAAATAAAAAAAGAAAATGAGAAAATTATGGATAACAAAAACGTTAGAGAGATTTATTTTGCAGGGGGATGTTTCTGGGGAACAGAGCATTTTTTTCAACAGATTCGTGGAGTTGTAGGAACAGATGTAGGCTATGCCAACGGGAATACTCAAAATCCTACCTATGAAGAAGTAGTAAGCCATACAACAGGTTTTGTTGAAACAGTGAAAGTGAAGTATGATCCCGAGCAGGTAGATCTGAAACTGTTAATTGACCTTTACTTTAAAACCATTGATCCTACCAGCAAAGATCAGCAGGGAAATGACAGAGGAAACCAGTACAGAACAGGAATCTATTTCACCAACAAAACAGATGAAGCCATTGTAAAAGAAGAAGTTCAGAAACTGGCAAAAAACTATAATAAGCCTTTATTGGTAGAAACTATTCCATTGAAAAACTTCTACAGAGCAGAAGATTACCATCAGGATTATCTGGATAAAAATCCGGGAGGCTACTGCCATATTGAACCGGGACTTTTTGAAATGGCAAAAAAAGCCAATCCGCTTCCAAAGCCAGGCTATCAAAAACAGGATAAAAAAGTTTTAAAAGAAAAACTGACTGCAGAACAGTATAATGTTACTCAGGAAAACGGAACAGAAAGACCTTTTCAGAATGAATACTGGAATGAAACCCGCGAAGGAATTTATGTAGATATTACCACAGGAGAACCTTTGTTTATCTCTACAGATAAATTTGAATCCGGTTGTGGATGGCCAAGTTTCTCAAAACCGATTACAAAGGCTTTGATTGATGAAAAAATGGACCGTACCCACGGAATGACCAGAGTAGAGGTAAGAAGTAAAACCGGTGATGCTCACTTAGGACACGTTTTCACAGATGGTCCTACAGATAAAGGAGGACTTAGATACTGTATCAACAGTGCTTCGCTGAAATTTATTCCAAAAGCTGAAATGGAAACAAAAGGATACGGAAAATATCTTCCGTTGTTAGATAAAAAGTAA